The following proteins are encoded in a genomic region of Sorangiineae bacterium MSr12523:
- a CDS encoding DUF190 domain-containing protein: MRVLDGEQVLVRIFIGDSDKWRHQPLARALLERLRREGFAGATVFRGLAGFGASSVIHTANIVDLSGDLPIVIEVVEDEAHVQKLVPILDEMITGGALVTMEKVHVLKYAPNKRTPTLRPPGLG; encoded by the coding sequence ATGCGCGTACTCGACGGTGAGCAGGTTCTGGTCCGTATCTTCATTGGGGACTCCGACAAATGGCGTCACCAGCCTCTCGCCCGCGCTCTGCTCGAGAGGTTGCGCCGCGAGGGATTCGCGGGCGCCACGGTGTTTCGCGGCCTTGCGGGATTCGGTGCCTCCAGCGTGATCCATACGGCCAACATCGTGGACCTCTCCGGAGATTTGCCCATTGTGATCGAGGTCGTCGAGGACGAGGCACACGTTCAGAAGCTCGTTCCCATTCTCGATGAAATGATCACCGGCGGCGCACTCGTCACGATGGAAAAGGTCCACGTGCTCAAGTATGCACCGAATAAGCGCACCCCGACCCTGCGACCTCCGGGACTCGGCTGA
- a CDS encoding DoxX family protein: MSNLVHLALDGRGAAANALVRLLVGAVFLSEGIQKFLFPDALGIGRFTKIGIPAPSVLTPFVGVTEVGCGLLILLGLGTRLAAIPLIIDMLVAIATTKLPILHEKGWWAMAHEARTDWSMLLGCLFLVCAGAGRMSIDARIKRHPRDD; the protein is encoded by the coding sequence ATGAGCAACCTCGTTCACTTGGCCCTCGACGGTCGTGGCGCCGCCGCCAATGCCCTCGTTCGGCTCTTGGTGGGTGCCGTTTTCCTGTCCGAAGGTATCCAGAAATTCCTCTTTCCGGATGCCCTGGGCATCGGTCGCTTCACCAAGATCGGCATTCCCGCGCCGAGTGTCCTGACGCCCTTCGTGGGCGTCACGGAGGTGGGCTGCGGACTGCTCATCCTTTTGGGGCTCGGCACGCGACTGGCTGCCATCCCGCTCATCATCGACATGCTGGTCGCGATAGCGACGACCAAGCTGCCGATCCTGCACGAGAAGGGATGGTGGGCCATGGCCCACGAGGCCCGCACCGATTGGTCCATGCTACTCGGTTGTCTATTTCTCGTATGCGCCGGTGCGGGGAGAATGTCCATCGACGCACGGATAAAACGCCATCCTCGGGACGACTAG
- a CDS encoding FG-GAP-like repeat-containing protein yields MKSCHSEKKPIVSVCLSAILLAMAGCSSDAPDAESFEQTSSREEPLYVASTRVWSNPNIPVCWETAGYPTEKNWVRSTIRRTWEKESNVLFTGWGTCPASSSGLRIRVNDEGPHTKGLGTQLNGLAAGMVLNFTFVNWSPSCASAANREYCIRAIATHEFGHALGFAHEQNRPDTPSTCTQAPQGSNGDTTVGSWDLMSVMNYCNPTWNNNGNLSNTDIDGVRRFYGHPLGPDQQFLVADINGDNRKDIVQTYRGWGSIPFCTAGSTSPPSWSCSNPSATIYNWDAPEQRFLTGDFDGDGRHDDTVQVYREWASIPRCTWNGAWSCNNSAATIYNSGSAEQRFLAGDFNADGRTDILQAYRKWGSIPVCSSSGAGWSCSNPGATIYDSGSPEQQFLTGDFNADGRVDVFQVYRGWGSVPVCTSTGAGWSCSNPAADIYNSGSAEQQFLTADVNADGRTDVLQTYRGWGSIPRCVSTGAGWSCTNAAATIYNSGSVEQRFLTGDFNGDGRTDVIQTYRGWSSIPTCLSTAGGAWSCTNSAATIYDSGSSEQSFTAADVNGDGRTDVVQAYRGWGSYPVCLALPPGAGGSFGGWSCNNPAATIYDIGTY; encoded by the coding sequence ATGAAAAGCTGTCATTCTGAAAAGAAGCCCATCGTGTCGGTGTGTTTGTCCGCCATTTTGCTCGCCATGGCCGGGTGCAGCTCCGATGCTCCCGACGCCGAATCGTTCGAGCAAACAAGCTCTCGAGAGGAGCCCCTTTACGTTGCGAGCACGCGGGTGTGGTCGAACCCCAATATCCCCGTTTGCTGGGAGACGGCCGGTTATCCCACCGAGAAGAATTGGGTGCGTTCGACCATCCGTAGGACCTGGGAAAAAGAGAGCAACGTCCTCTTTACCGGATGGGGTACGTGCCCCGCGTCATCTTCGGGGCTGCGCATTCGCGTGAACGACGAAGGGCCGCACACCAAGGGGCTCGGCACCCAGCTCAACGGCCTTGCTGCGGGGATGGTGCTCAACTTCACCTTTGTCAACTGGAGTCCCAGCTGCGCGAGTGCGGCCAATCGCGAGTACTGCATTCGGGCCATTGCGACCCACGAGTTTGGGCACGCCCTCGGTTTCGCGCACGAGCAGAATAGGCCCGACACGCCTTCGACGTGCACGCAAGCTCCCCAAGGATCCAACGGCGATACCACCGTTGGGTCGTGGGACCTGATGTCCGTCATGAATTATTGCAACCCTACATGGAACAACAACGGAAACTTGAGCAACACCGACATCGACGGAGTTCGGCGATTCTACGGTCACCCGCTCGGCCCGGATCAGCAGTTTCTCGTTGCCGATATCAACGGCGACAATCGAAAGGACATCGTGCAAACCTACCGCGGATGGGGCTCGATTCCGTTCTGCACGGCGGGCAGCACGAGTCCTCCTTCCTGGTCCTGCTCCAATCCGTCCGCCACCATTTACAATTGGGACGCGCCCGAGCAGCGCTTCTTGACGGGGGACTTCGACGGCGACGGACGGCACGATGACACGGTGCAAGTGTACCGCGAATGGGCAAGCATCCCGCGGTGCACGTGGAACGGCGCGTGGTCTTGCAACAATTCCGCGGCCACGATTTACAATTCGGGCTCGGCCGAGCAGCGCTTTCTGGCCGGCGACTTCAATGCCGATGGGCGCACGGACATTCTTCAGGCGTACCGAAAGTGGGGTAGCATTCCCGTTTGCAGTTCGAGCGGCGCCGGGTGGTCCTGCAGCAATCCGGGGGCCACGATTTACGATTCGGGTTCCCCCGAGCAGCAGTTTCTCACGGGCGACTTCAACGCGGACGGCCGTGTCGACGTCTTTCAAGTGTACCGGGGGTGGGGGAGTGTTCCGGTTTGTACGTCGACCGGCGCCGGCTGGTCGTGCAGCAATCCAGCAGCCGATATCTACAATTCGGGTTCGGCGGAGCAGCAATTTCTCACGGCCGATGTCAATGCCGATGGTCGTACGGATGTATTGCAGACCTACCGCGGCTGGGGGTCGATTCCCCGGTGCGTATCGACGGGGGCCGGCTGGAGCTGCACCAACGCGGCCGCCACGATTTACAACTCGGGGTCGGTGGAGCAACGCTTTCTCACGGGCGATTTCAACGGCGACGGCCGGACGGACGTGATCCAAACCTACCGTGGCTGGAGCAGCATTCCGACCTGCCTGTCCACCGCAGGTGGCGCGTGGTCGTGCACGAATTCCGCGGCGACCATCTACGACTCTGGGTCGTCCGAGCAAAGCTTCACCGCCGCCGACGTCAATGGAGACGGTCGCACGGACGTCGTTCAAGCCTATCGAGGCTGGGGCTCCTATCCGGTTTGCCTTGCGCTGCCGCCCGGAGCCGGCGGCTCGTTCGGGGGTTGGTCGTGCAACAACCCCGCGGCAACAATCTACGACATCGGTACGTACTGA
- a CDS encoding MerR family transcriptional regulator codes for MRIGELARRAGLRTSAIRYYETIGILKVPARVSGRREYDAEALDALQLVQAAREAGFTLNETRQLIADLHEPSPRAWQTMVRRKLIELNAAMARLGRARDVLLNAMDCSCAGRADACKLVGRGSKERGERRVDRRT; via the coding sequence ATGCGCATTGGAGAACTTGCCCGGCGAGCCGGGCTCCGCACTTCGGCAATTCGCTACTACGAGACCATCGGCATCTTGAAGGTCCCCGCACGCGTATCGGGACGACGGGAATACGACGCCGAGGCACTCGATGCACTGCAGCTCGTGCAGGCGGCACGCGAGGCGGGCTTCACGTTGAATGAAACGCGTCAGTTGATCGCCGACTTGCACGAACCCTCGCCGCGTGCCTGGCAAACGATGGTGCGCCGCAAGCTCATCGAGTTGAACGCGGCCATGGCGCGCCTGGGCCGAGCACGGGATGTGCTGCTGAATGCGATGGATTGTTCGTGCGCGGGGCGTGCGGATGCATGCAAATTGGTGGGCCGCGGGTCAAAGGAGCGCGGGGAGCGGCGCGTAGATCGTCGGACTTGA
- a CDS encoding GNAT family N-acetyltransferase has translation MITDTFEATFSAIIRPAHEGDLVALEWFGQFTHDRAIIEHTYLQQQRDEALILVAEVQGFPSGQVWLDLTRKRDTSIGIIWAFRVIDCLQGLGIGARLIAAAEAVFVARGFATSELEVDVENTRARNLYSRLGYTPARVQSGPYLALCKSLIAADVGPEGSRPPSDSGAPCATPRYAPTFA, from the coding sequence TTGATCACCGACACATTCGAAGCCACATTCTCCGCGATCATTCGTCCCGCCCACGAAGGCGACCTGGTCGCATTGGAGTGGTTTGGTCAGTTTACCCATGACCGAGCCATCATCGAACATACGTACCTTCAGCAACAGCGCGACGAAGCCTTGATCCTCGTGGCCGAAGTCCAAGGCTTTCCGTCCGGGCAGGTCTGGCTGGATCTGACGCGAAAGCGTGACACGTCCATTGGAATCATATGGGCATTTCGAGTCATCGATTGCCTGCAGGGGCTCGGAATCGGTGCGCGCTTGATCGCCGCCGCGGAAGCGGTCTTCGTCGCACGAGGCTTTGCAACGAGCGAGTTGGAGGTCGACGTCGAAAACACCCGCGCGCGAAATCTTTATAGCCGACTGGGATACACGCCAGCCCGCGTCCAGTCGGGACCTTACCTCGCGTTATGCAAGTCCCTCATCGCGGCAGACGTAGGTCCAGAAGGCTCCCGGCCCCCGTCGGACTCGGGCGCTCCGTGTGCGACGCCACGATATGCACCTACATTCGCCTGA
- a CDS encoding polysaccharide lyase family 7 protein — protein MKHFSTLVAMVAVSWFGIVGCASPMDEEDTEETAESTAALNPNVAPGGNFDLSVWDLQEPVGSPGHPTTIKSSQLRGPNGFHDKYFYTDGGDGSMTFWDPENGVTTPNSHYSRSELREMNSNGSAADWNPLSGKHTLSATVKVSKVPSNVCVGQIHLGTGTPASTKPLVELYYHSNGDIYVGVERSPSGGQDTHKIGNVAIGTKWSYVIALSGHSISITLNGSTKKYTMPSSFDKENMYFKAGNYIQSSGSNANVGSLVHFYALKVSHS, from the coding sequence ATGAAACATTTTTCCACGCTCGTTGCGATGGTCGCCGTTTCTTGGTTTGGAATCGTGGGATGCGCGTCCCCGATGGACGAAGAAGACACGGAGGAAACGGCCGAATCGACAGCTGCGCTCAATCCCAATGTTGCTCCGGGCGGAAATTTCGATCTTTCGGTATGGGACCTTCAGGAGCCGGTCGGCTCCCCCGGGCATCCGACCACGATCAAATCGTCCCAGCTCCGAGGGCCGAACGGATTTCACGACAAATATTTCTATACGGACGGCGGCGACGGGTCGATGACCTTCTGGGACCCGGAAAACGGCGTCACCACGCCCAATTCGCACTATTCCCGCTCCGAGCTTCGGGAGATGAACTCCAATGGCTCGGCAGCCGATTGGAACCCGTTGTCGGGAAAGCACACGCTGAGCGCGACCGTCAAGGTATCGAAGGTGCCGTCGAATGTGTGCGTTGGCCAGATTCACCTTGGCACGGGGACACCGGCATCGACCAAGCCGCTGGTCGAGCTCTATTATCACAGCAACGGTGACATTTACGTGGGCGTCGAGCGATCCCCCTCCGGCGGTCAGGATACGCACAAGATTGGCAATGTGGCCATTGGTACGAAATGGAGCTACGTGATTGCCCTCTCCGGGCATTCGATCTCCATCACGCTCAACGGCTCGACGAAGAAGTACACGATGCCCTCGTCGTTCGACAAAGAGAACATGTACTTCAAGGCGGGCAATTACATTCAGTCGTCGGGGAGCAACGCCAACGTCGGCTCCTTGGTTCATTTCTATGCGCTAAAAGTCAGCCACAGCTGA
- a CDS encoding class II aldolase/adducin family protein has protein sequence MSVSVQRTVDELRAATQILVGEGILDGFGHVSARLPDRPDRYFMLPSNLDGVSADGGALELDADSNPIRSGDARPSIERFIHGEIYRQRPDVLAIVHTHAPALIPFGVSDVSLRPLYHMCGFLEDGVPVFDIRNEHGVTNMLVTSPEIGQSLAASLGGRAMVLMRGHGATIVGTSLKEAVFRSVYATLNAQLQPVAMQLGQPTFLDPGEAKLADALHHAVIERPWAYWMKKHGVEPGPHG, from the coding sequence GTGAGTGTCAGTGTTCAACGGACGGTCGACGAGCTTCGTGCGGCGACCCAGATCTTGGTAGGCGAGGGGATCCTCGATGGATTCGGGCACGTGTCGGCGCGTCTCCCGGACCGGCCCGATCGGTATTTCATGTTGCCGAGTAACCTCGACGGAGTATCTGCCGATGGCGGTGCTCTCGAGCTCGATGCCGACAGCAATCCCATCCGGTCCGGTGACGCTCGTCCGTCGATCGAGCGATTCATTCATGGGGAGATCTATCGGCAGCGTCCCGATGTCTTGGCCATCGTGCACACGCACGCGCCAGCGTTGATTCCCTTTGGCGTGTCCGACGTGTCGCTTCGCCCGCTCTATCATATGTGCGGATTTCTCGAAGACGGGGTGCCGGTATTCGACATTCGGAACGAGCATGGCGTAACGAATATGCTCGTCACCAGCCCTGAAATCGGGCAGTCGCTGGCCGCGTCACTCGGCGGGCGCGCGATGGTGCTGATGCGCGGCCATGGCGCGACGATCGTGGGCACTTCCCTGAAGGAAGCGGTGTTTCGCTCCGTGTATGCGACGCTGAACGCCCAACTTCAGCCCGTGGCGATGCAGCTCGGTCAGCCGACGTTCCTGGATCCTGGAGAGGCAAAGCTCGCCGACGCACTTCATCACGCGGTGATCGAGCGACCGTGGGCGTACTGGATGAAGAAACACGGGGTAGAGCCCGGCCCTCACGGGTGA
- a CDS encoding NAD-dependent epimerase/dehydratase family protein, translated as MKILVTGATGFLGRRVLDLAIERGHNVVALVRPTSDLGSLPSTAAQIVSGQLEDRESLPRALEGVHLVYHCAARSSDWGSWKEFHSSNVIGVRNLLEVAARTGTVERFLHVSTTDVYGYPSVACEEDAGVRDVGLPYGRSKGLAEQEVMRVHRETGLPVTIVRPASIYGPRSKDWIVEIGRLLVQREMLLVDGGRARAGLIFVDDVVEAMMAAAASPRTVGQAYNLRHPDDTTWQTFCDALADVLGVPRPRRNLPSWLLLGVGAVLESAYALLRISRRPLVTRHAVMLFGRDQGFPIHKAVRDFGFDPTFDLDAGLGATRIWLDSEDGRRAVPRPDAH; from the coding sequence ATGAAGATCCTCGTGACGGGTGCCACCGGATTCCTTGGCAGGCGAGTGCTCGACCTTGCTATCGAAAGGGGGCACAACGTGGTTGCGCTGGTGCGCCCGACCAGCGATCTGGGATCGCTGCCGTCCACGGCGGCGCAGATCGTGAGCGGCCAGCTCGAGGATCGCGAGAGTCTCCCGCGTGCGCTCGAGGGCGTCCATCTCGTCTATCATTGTGCGGCGCGGTCGAGCGATTGGGGCTCATGGAAAGAGTTTCACTCGAGCAATGTGATCGGGGTTCGCAACCTGCTCGAGGTGGCGGCTCGGACGGGCACCGTGGAGCGGTTTCTGCACGTGAGCACGACCGACGTCTACGGCTATCCCTCGGTCGCGTGTGAGGAGGATGCCGGCGTGCGCGATGTGGGCTTGCCCTACGGCCGCAGCAAGGGTCTCGCCGAGCAGGAGGTAATGCGGGTGCACCGCGAGACGGGACTGCCGGTCACCATCGTTCGCCCGGCGTCAATCTACGGGCCTCGAAGCAAGGACTGGATCGTCGAAATTGGCAGGCTGCTCGTTCAACGGGAGATGCTCCTCGTCGACGGTGGGCGCGCCCGCGCCGGCCTGATCTTCGTGGATGACGTGGTCGAGGCGATGATGGCAGCGGCGGCGAGCCCGCGCACCGTGGGCCAAGCTTACAACCTGCGGCACCCGGACGACACGACGTGGCAAACGTTCTGCGACGCGCTCGCCGATGTGCTCGGCGTCCCTCGGCCGCGGCGGAATCTGCCCAGCTGGCTCCTGCTCGGCGTGGGCGCCGTGCTCGAATCCGCGTACGCGCTCCTGCGTATTTCGCGTCGTCCGCTCGTGACCCGCCACGCCGTCATGCTATTCGGTCGCGATCAGGGATTTCCCATCCACAAGGCCGTGCGCGACTTCGGATTCGACCCAACCTTCGACCTCGACGCGGGCCTCGGCGCAACGCGCATTTGGCTGGACAGCGAGGATGGTCGACGCGCAGTGCCACGTCCCGATGCCCATTGA
- a CDS encoding FAD-dependent monooxygenase: MITVIGAGLGGLMLARVLHVHGVEVQVFDADASATSRHQGGMLDMHEESGQAALRAAGLFDGFRAIVLEEGDATRILDKHGVVHLDEQGNDSRPEVARGDLRTLLATSLPDGVVRWGHKVSSVERTGTGPFRVGFSDGTSIATDALIGADGAWSKARPLLTDATPVYSGISFVEARILDASSSHPALAAVVGKGHLFALSDEKGILAHRETHDELCAYAAFKSAPDRVETTKESVLAEFADWHPDLRGLIAAGSGALIHRPIYALPVGHRWQRTPGVTLLGDAAHLMSPFAGEGANLAMQDGAELALAIAAHPGDIEAAFTEYEAAMFARSQEAAADSARSLHLCFGANTPQVLVDFFASMGRAAKSAAPL; this comes from the coding sequence ATGATCACCGTGATCGGCGCAGGACTCGGCGGGTTGATGCTGGCGCGTGTGCTGCACGTGCATGGCGTAGAGGTCCAGGTGTTCGATGCCGATGCCTCCGCCACGTCCCGGCACCAGGGCGGCATGCTCGACATGCACGAGGAGTCCGGCCAGGCGGCGCTGCGCGCGGCCGGGTTGTTCGACGGGTTTCGCGCGATCGTGCTGGAAGAAGGCGACGCAACCCGCATCCTCGACAAGCATGGCGTCGTCCACCTGGACGAACAAGGCAACGACAGCCGTCCCGAGGTGGCCCGCGGCGATCTTCGGACGCTCCTGGCTACGTCGCTGCCCGACGGCGTCGTTCGGTGGGGTCACAAGGTCTCCAGCGTCGAACGGACGGGGACCGGACCATTTCGTGTCGGGTTTTCGGACGGCACCTCGATCGCGACGGATGCCCTGATCGGAGCAGACGGCGCATGGTCGAAGGCGCGACCGCTCCTCACCGACGCGACGCCCGTGTACTCCGGCATCTCCTTCGTCGAGGCGAGGATCCTGGATGCATCGTCCAGCCATCCTGCCCTCGCCGCCGTGGTCGGCAAGGGTCACCTGTTTGCCCTGTCCGACGAGAAAGGCATCCTCGCCCACCGCGAAACCCATGACGAGCTCTGTGCCTACGCTGCATTCAAGTCCGCACCCGATCGGGTCGAGACGACCAAGGAATCGGTGCTTGCAGAGTTCGCGGATTGGCATCCCGATCTTCGTGGGTTGATCGCTGCCGGGTCAGGCGCACTGATCCACAGGCCCATCTACGCGCTGCCGGTCGGGCATCGATGGCAACGCACCCCGGGGGTGACCTTGCTCGGCGATGCCGCGCACCTCATGTCGCCATTTGCGGGCGAAGGCGCGAATCTGGCCATGCAAGACGGTGCCGAGCTCGCGCTGGCGATCGCGGCGCACCCGGGCGATATCGAGGCGGCGTTTACCGAGTACGAAGCGGCCATGTTCGCGCGCAGTCAGGAGGCGGCCGCCGATTCGGCGCGCTCGCTCCATCTGTGCTTCGGCGCGAACACGCCGCAGGTCCTGGTGGATTTCTTCGCCAGCATGGGCCGCGCAGCTAAGTCTGCAGCGCCCCTGTGA
- a CDS encoding TetR/AcrR family transcriptional regulator: protein MLEPRTRPNRRERPAKPALTRDGIIATALAIMQAEGLGKVSMRRLAAELDTGPASLYVYVTDIEDLHAQILDALLVSVHKRLPAGTWRHRLSVLLRRYADVLFAHPELARMAMSTPANGPNYLHLVDTILGFLQEGGASDRNAAWGVDTLLLYVTAHAAEHAAWKESSRAQSDMSMLRATIASADPKTHPHVARLKADLVSGRGERFDWNLDLLIDGIVRAPAATKGKR from the coding sequence ATGCTCGAGCCCCGAACCCGTCCCAATCGGCGTGAACGCCCGGCGAAGCCTGCTCTCACGCGTGACGGCATCATTGCCACCGCGCTCGCCATCATGCAGGCCGAAGGCCTCGGCAAAGTGTCGATGCGGCGCCTCGCTGCCGAGCTCGATACTGGCCCTGCCTCGCTCTACGTCTACGTGACCGATATCGAGGATCTGCACGCGCAGATCCTCGATGCCCTGCTGGTGTCGGTCCACAAGCGGCTGCCCGCGGGCACGTGGCGTCATCGGCTCTCGGTGCTTTTGCGCCGCTACGCCGATGTGCTCTTCGCCCACCCGGAGCTTGCCCGCATGGCCATGTCGACGCCTGCCAATGGGCCGAATTACCTCCATCTGGTCGACACCATCCTCGGCTTCTTGCAAGAAGGTGGCGCCTCGGATCGCAACGCGGCGTGGGGCGTTGATACCTTGCTGCTCTACGTCACCGCGCACGCCGCGGAACATGCCGCCTGGAAAGAATCGAGTCGCGCCCAGAGCGATATGTCCATGTTGCGCGCCACCATCGCCAGCGCCGACCCCAAGACCCACCCACACGTGGCTCGACTCAAGGCCGACCTGGTGTCCGGACGGGGCGAGCGCTTCGACTGGAACCTCGATCTTTTGATCGACGGCATCGTGCGTGCGCCCGCCGCGACGAAAGGAAAACGATGA
- a CDS encoding LysR family transcriptional regulator yields the protein MAEPDLNLLTALDILLSEGTVAGAARRLGLSPSAMSRTLARLRATTGDPLLVRAGRGLVPTPRAMELRERVQTLSREVRAVLRPAPAAMDIRKVEQTFTLRANDGFVEAFGARLVSAVAAAAPGVRLRFAPKADKDVRPLREGLVDLEIGVLAETGPEIRVQRLFRDRFIGVVREGHSLLADGKVTPERYAACGHVVASRRGRATGPVDDALAARGLARTVVAVVPSFRAALSVARASNLVALLTASFLEAVRELEPLGGRGGIQNFTLPIPTPPIVVSQIWHPRLDADPVHRWLRGVLLRVCQERSASR from the coding sequence ATGGCGGAACCGGATCTGAACCTGCTGACCGCACTGGACATTTTGCTCTCCGAAGGCACCGTGGCGGGGGCGGCGCGCAGGCTGGGACTCAGCCCATCGGCGATGAGTCGCACACTGGCTCGCCTTCGCGCTACGACGGGGGATCCTCTTCTGGTCCGCGCGGGCCGTGGATTGGTTCCGACCCCGCGCGCGATGGAATTGCGCGAGCGGGTTCAGACTCTCTCTCGAGAAGTGCGCGCCGTGTTGCGGCCTGCACCCGCTGCGATGGACATTCGGAAGGTCGAGCAGACCTTCACGCTCCGCGCGAACGATGGTTTCGTGGAGGCGTTCGGAGCGCGGCTGGTATCGGCGGTGGCTGCCGCGGCGCCCGGCGTGCGCCTGCGTTTCGCCCCGAAAGCCGACAAAGACGTGCGCCCGCTGCGCGAGGGGCTGGTCGATCTCGAAATCGGTGTCCTCGCGGAGACAGGGCCGGAGATACGCGTGCAAAGGCTGTTTCGGGACCGCTTCATCGGCGTCGTGCGAGAAGGACATTCCCTTCTGGCCGACGGCAAGGTTACTCCGGAAAGATACGCGGCCTGCGGTCATGTCGTCGCATCACGACGCGGACGTGCAACCGGCCCCGTGGACGATGCACTGGCGGCGCGGGGGCTCGCACGCACGGTTGTCGCGGTGGTGCCGAGCTTTCGGGCCGCACTGTCGGTCGCAAGGGCTTCCAACCTCGTCGCACTCTTGACCGCCTCCTTCCTCGAGGCCGTGCGGGAGCTCGAACCGCTCGGTGGGCGCGGGGGAATCCAGAACTTCACGCTTCCCATTCCCACGCCACCAATAGTCGTATCGCAAATATGGCATCCGCGCCTCGACGCCGATCCCGTGCACCGCTGGTTGCGCGGCGTGCTCCTTCGAGTCTGCCAAGAGCGAAGCGCTTCTCGGTAG
- a CDS encoding amidase produces the protein MRTIRRLVSFALVALFVSSNGEANDDAIESIGGLSLERATIPELTRGMRAGELTSTELTSAYLRRIARIDGKVNAVLAVNPQALAEAAASDARYRAGAPLGPMDGIPVLLKDNVDTAAMPATAGSRAMLHGAAAGDAFLVKRLRAAGAVILGKANLSEWANFRSIKPTSGWSGVGGQTNNPHVLDRNPCGSSAGSAAAVAASLTQVAIGSETDGSVVCPAGMNGVVGHKPSLGLVSRTGVVPISSEQDTTGPMARHVIDVAIALSVLQARDPADATTENVPPNQPTDYARALDPRALRGARIGMWNLPELGPDVERIVRATAATMRAHGATVIEVVPPYQAELAADELPALLTEFKRDINAYLATRQGGPRTLADLIAYNKTDPAERTCFADQGLFEQAEAAPPPTDPEYRARRARLADLSRRSIDETLAKFQLDAILAPTNPPAWTTDCARGDNDIIPSSTPAAIAGYPHTTVPAGFVGPLPVGVSIFANRWADARVLSLAAAVERITHARRAPHYLPTSSLGSSEPPIRARFQR, from the coding sequence ATGCGAACCATTCGTAGGCTGGTTTCCTTCGCTCTCGTGGCTCTCTTCGTCAGCTCGAACGGCGAGGCGAACGACGATGCAATCGAGAGCATTGGCGGGCTGTCGTTGGAGCGTGCGACCATTCCCGAGCTGACGCGGGGAATGCGCGCGGGAGAGCTCACCTCGACAGAGCTCACGTCCGCGTATCTGCGCCGCATTGCGCGCATCGATGGCAAGGTCAACGCCGTGCTGGCGGTCAATCCGCAAGCGCTCGCCGAGGCGGCGGCCAGCGATGCACGCTACCGCGCGGGAGCGCCACTGGGGCCGATGGATGGAATCCCGGTGCTGCTCAAGGACAATGTCGACACCGCCGCGATGCCTGCGACGGCGGGATCGCGGGCGATGCTCCATGGTGCGGCCGCAGGCGATGCGTTTCTCGTGAAGCGGCTGCGTGCGGCGGGGGCCGTGATTCTCGGCAAGGCGAATCTGTCCGAGTGGGCGAATTTCCGGTCCATCAAGCCAACCTCGGGATGGTCCGGTGTGGGCGGGCAGACGAACAATCCGCACGTGCTCGATCGCAACCCGTGCGGATCCTCGGCGGGCTCCGCGGCGGCGGTGGCCGCCTCGCTCACGCAAGTGGCGATTGGCAGCGAGACGGATGGCTCGGTGGTCTGTCCCGCAGGCATGAACGGTGTCGTGGGGCACAAACCGAGCTTGGGGCTCGTGAGTCGTACGGGCGTCGTGCCCATTTCGAGCGAGCAAGATACGACGGGCCCCATGGCGCGGCACGTCATCGACGTGGCGATTGCGCTCTCCGTGCTCCAGGCGCGCGATCCCGCGGATGCAACCACGGAGAATGTCCCGCCGAACCAGCCGACCGATTACGCTCGGGCGCTGGATCCGCGCGCACTTCGCGGAGCGCGCATCGGCATGTGGAACTTGCCCGAGCTCGGCCCCGACGTGGAGCGGATCGTGCGCGCCACTGCGGCAACGATGCGCGCGCACGGCGCAACGGTCATCGAAGTCGTGCCCCCGTATCAAGCGGAGCTCGCGGCGGACGAGCTCCCTGCCCTGCTCACGGAGTTCAAGCGGGATATCAACGCCTACCTTGCGACGCGACAAGGCGGCCCGCGCACACTGGCCGACTTGATCGCGTACAACAAGACCGATCCCGCCGAGCGAACATGCTTTGCGGACCAAGGGCTCTTCGAGCAGGCCGAGGCGGCACCGCCACCGACCGATCCGGAGTATCGTGCACGCCGCGCGCGTCTCGCGGATCTATCACGAAGGTCCATCGACGAGACACTGGCGAAATTCCAACTCGACGCGATCCTCGCCCCGACGAACCCACCGGCGTGGACGACGGATTGCGCGCGGGGCGACAACGACATCATTCCATCGTCGACGCCGGCCGCCATTGCCGGTTATCCGCACACCACCGTGCCCGCGGGCTTCGTGGGACCTCTCCCCGTAGGCGTCTCCATCTTTGCCAATCGGTGGGCGGACGCCCGCGTGCTCTCCCTCGCCGCCGCGGTGGAACGCATCACGCACGCACGGCGCGCACCGCACTATCTTCCGACGTCATCGCTCGGCTCGAGCGAGCCCCCCATCCGAGCAAGATTCCAGCGATAG